The following proteins are co-located in the Triticum aestivum cultivar Chinese Spring chromosome 1A, IWGSC CS RefSeq v2.1, whole genome shotgun sequence genome:
- the LOC123069372 gene encoding galactoside 2-alpha-L-fucosyltransferase isoform X1 gives MEVERSSTDAARDPAPSSSSSLADLETAKRRPRRLPSRPKSFVPAVCVLAATVLAVVVFSADSPWSFLQDAPPSDLTADQLLDGLLTAEFSKRSCRSRYEFASYHEKKKNASHKPSPYLLGRLRRHEALQKRCGPGTAPYRAAVRQLKSGKGAAATDCRYLISISYRGLGNRMLATASAFLYAVLTDRVLLVHQYKQDISALFCEPFPGTTWLLPSGRSFPLGHLRDYGIGSNESLGNMLKANVISVGAHGNASWSDGGDRRPPFVYLHLEGGYDFHDKLFYCDEHQLLLHGAPWLLMKTDSYLVPGLFLVPSFQDELGRMFPEKDMAFYHLGRYLFHPVNDVWRAVTSYYRTNLAGVGQRVGIQIRVFQKKPTPLQHILDQVLSCVRREKLLPEITSSSKINASDQAILVTSLSSWYYERIREEYGGGRVAGGVHQSSHEGRQKWGDTSHDRRALSEMYLLSTCDVLVTTGFSTFGYVAQGLGGIRPWIMPSTPIWSESDLAEKKEVPEPPCVRAMSVEPCFHSPSYYDCTARRDVDVGKVVPYVRHCEDVSWGIKIANQSS, from the exons ATGGAAGTCGAGAGAAGCAGCACCGACGCCGCAAGGGACCCGGcgccgtcgtcgtcctcgtcgCTGGCCGACCTGGAGACCGCCAAGAGGCGGCCGCGGCGGCTTCCAAGCCGCCCAAAGAGCTTCGTGCCAGCCGTCTGCGTCCTGGCCGCGACGGTGCTCGCAGtcgtcgtcttctccgccgactcgcCCTGGTCCTTCctgcaag ACGCACCTCCATCTGACCTCACCGCCGACCAGCTCCTCGACGGCCTGCTCACCGCAGAATTCAGCAAGCGGTCGTGCCGGAGCCGGTACGAGTTCGCCAGCTACCACGAGAAGAAGAAGAACGCATCGCATAAACCATCCCCCTACTTACTTGGCAGGCTCCGGAGGCACGAAGCCCTACAGAAGCGGTGCGGCCCTGGCACAGCCCCGTATAGGGCGGCGGTCCGGCAGCTCAAGTCCGGTAAGGGCGCTGCCGCCACGGACTGCCGCTACCTCATTTCCATTAGCTACCGCGGCCTCGGCAACCGAATGCTCGCCACCGCTTCGGCCTTCCTCTACGCCGTGCTCACGGACCGTGTCCTCCTCGTCCACCAGTACAAGCAGGACATCAGCGCCCTCTTCTGCGAGCCCTTCCCTGGGACGACGTGGCTGCTACCCTCTGGCAGGAGTTTCCCTTTGGGGCACCTCAGGGACTACGGCATCGGCTCCAACGAGAGCCTCGGCAACATGCTAAAAGCCAACGTCATCTCCGTGGGTGCCCACGGGAACGCGTCGTGGTCGGACGGCGGTGATCGCCGGCCGCCGTTCGTCTACCTGCACCTCGAGGGCGGCTACGACTTCCACGACAAGCTCTTCTACTGCGACGAGCATCAGCTGCTCCTCCACGGCGCGCCGTGGTTGCTGATGAAGACGGATAGCTACCTCGtcccggggctcttcctcgtcccGTCGTTCCAGGACGAGTTGGGCAGGATGTTCCCGGAGAAGGACATGGCGTTCTACCACCTCGGACGGTACTTGTTCCACCCGGTTAACGACGTCTGGCGCGCAGTCACCAGTTACTACCGCACCAACCTCGCAGGCGTTGGCCAGCGTGTCGGCATACAGATCCGGGTGTTCCAGAAGAAGCCGACGCCGCTACAACACATACTGGACCAGGTCCTCTCGTGCGTCCGCAGGGAGAAGCTTCTCCCGGAGATCACGTCGTCGTCCAAGATCAACGCATCCGACCAGGCTATCCTGGTCACTTCCTTGAGCTCGTGGTACTACGAGAGGATCAGGGAGGAGTACGGCGGAGGCAGGGTCGCCGGCGGCGTGCACCAGTCGAGTCACGAGGGGCGGCAGAAGTGGGGGGACACGTCCCACGACAGGAGGGCGCTGAGTGAGATGTACCTGCTCAGCACCTGCGACGTGCTCGTCACCACCGGCTTCTCGACGTTCGGGTACGTCGCGCAGGGGCTTGGCGGGATACGACCGTGGATCATGCCCAGCACACCCATCTGGTCCGAGTCCGACTTGGCTGAGAAAAAGGAGGTACCGGAACCACCGTGTGTGCGAGCGATGTCCGTCGAGCCGTGCTTCCACTCACCGTCCTACTATGACTGCACGGCGAGGAGGGACGTGGATGTGGGGAAGGTGGTGCCGTATGTGCGGCACTGTGAGGACGTGAGCTGGGGGATCAAGATTGCCAACCAAAGCAGCTAG